From the Lacipirellulaceae bacterium genome, the window TCGCTAAACCGCGTTGTCCGCTCACCGTCTCGATACGTGTAGCTGTTGACAGTTTGCCCTAGGAGTGTGATCTCCTTGCAACCTTCGCTGGCAAGCTGCCGGGCTTCGGCAAGAATCTGCTGTGGCGGGCGGCTTTGCTCGGGTCCGCGTACGCTGGGAACAATGCAATAGGTGCAGAATTTATCGCAACCGATGACAATCCGCACGTAAGCCTGATAGGGCGTGGGGCGCATCGTCGGGTCTCGCAGAGGATCGAAACTCTCGTGACTGCGTTCGATGTCCGCTCGCGGGCCGTCCTTGCGACCCAGGCTGACTTCCATCTTCTGGCCGGCACCGTCGGCAATGTCGGTAATTAGTTGCGGCACCTGATGGAGTTGGCCGGGACCGACGATCAGATCAACGTAGGGGGCCCGCTCGAAGATCAACCGTTGGTCCTTTTGAGCCATGCACCCCAGCACGCCGATAATCTTGTCTGGGTTTTTCTTCTTGGCGTCTTTCAGCCGGCCCAAAGCGCTGTAAATCTTATCCTCAGCGTGCTGGCGAACGCTGCAGGTGTTGAAGAGCACGGTATCAGCCGCCTGGGGGCTGTCAGTCAGCTCGTAACCGTCTTTGCGCAGGCTGGCAACGACGAGCTCGCTGTCGAGCACGTTCATCTGGCAACCGACGGTTTCGATGTAGAGTTTCTTGGGCATTTTATTTTGTGGTTTAGCCACCGAGCTTGCTCGGCGCTAGCTTGGTACTCCTGCCAAGCGCCGAGCAAGCTCAGCGGCTAAACTTTGTTGTTGGCGGCTTTACGCAGCTTCTTGCTCTTGTTGTTCTTGCTGACGTTGCTTTGCTGCTTGCACTTTCTTTTGCTGTTCCACTTGGGCCTTCACCTGCTCGACAAGTTCATTGCGACGGGCTGCCATAAGCTTCACGAGGGTAGAAATGGCAATGTAAATCGCAAACCCAAGCAGTAGTATATCCCAGCGATCCATCGCAGTGCTCCGTATCCAGAATTTCGAGGGACACTATGATACCGCGCAATTGCGGGCCTGAGCGAGGCCGTTTTCGCCCTTTAGGATACGACTACGAAAACTGATCTCCTGGTTTAAGGCGATTTCCCCGTAGAAAGTCGCTAGCAGCCATGGCTCGCTTGCCGGCGGGCTGAACCTCGACGAGTTCGATTTGGCCCTGGTTCGTGGCGACCAGCAGGGAATCTTCGCAGGAAAGAACGGTGCCTGGATCGCCCTTTCCGCTCTCGGGATGAACGACGGTCTTATGGACGATCAACCGTTGGTGCTCTCCCCCCTCGACCTGCCAGTGCGTGTAGGCGCGGGGCCAGGGCTGTAGGGCACGCACTTGGTTATGAATTTCCTGGGCGGACTTGCTCCAATCAATCAGGCCGTGTTCTTTCGTGAGGCGCGGAGCTTTGCACTTTAAGCTGGCGTCCTGCTCAAGCGGCTCCGTGGTGTCCGTTGCCAACTGCGCGATTACTTGGGTAACCAACAGAGCCCCCATCTCGGCAAGCCGTTCCTCCAACTCGCCAGCCGTTTCATGCGGGTCGATCTCGGTTTGATCAGAACCCAGGATCGGCCCCGCATCCAAGCCAGGGGTCATTTGAATGACGGTATTTCCGGTCACCTCGTCCCCGTTGAGAACGGCCCACTGAACCGGCGCGGCTCCGCGGTACTTTGGAAGTAGTGAACCATGCAGGTTGATTCCCCCGAGCGTCGCACATTCGAGCGTGGCCGGTTTGAGGATTTCGCCATAGTCGCAAACGACCAGTAACTGAGCATCATAACCGTTGAGTTGCTCGCGAGCTTCGTCGGAATTAACGGTCTCTGGCTGCCAGAGTGGGATACCGAGTTCCCCAGCAGCCAAAGCCATCGGGGCAATCGGCGCACGGCGGCCTCGCGGAGGACGAGTCACAACGGCGAGGACCTCGTGCTGAGGATCCTCGTGCTGAGTTCGCAGAGTGGGGACGGCGAAGGGGCCGGTGCCTAGGAAGACGAGTCGCATGGTTGGGGATTCGTAAGCTTGGTCGAGTTTGCTTCAGAGCCGAGCAGCGTTAGCTCTCGGGTTGTGCCTGGAGAGAGTTCAACCCGAGAGCTAACGCTGCTCGGCTCATGGGGCATTTATGTTCGCAAGCGTTCTAACTCCGTAATCCGCGCGGCGATCTGCTCGTCGGTTGGAAGCTCGTTGTGATTTCGCTTGCTGTCAAAATCAATTTCGAACTCTTCCAGCTCGTCGCGGACTTCCGCCTTGTGGGTTTCGCTGAGACGATCAATGAAGAGCGTGCCGTCCAAGTGGTCGGTTTCGTGCTGGACGATACGGGAGAACAGGCCATCAACCTCGGCGGTGATTTCTTCACCCTTAAGGTTGTAGGCTTGGATGGTGATCTTCTCTTTGCGAATGACTGGGGCTCGCACGTCGGGGATGCTGAGGCAACCCTCCTCGCCTTCAACGGAACCTTTCCCGTGGGAGAGGACCGGATTGATGAAAACGCACTCTGCTTCTTTCTCTGCCGAGTCCCCCGTGGCGTTGGCAATAAACAGACGGTACGGCAAATCGACCTGATTGGCCGCCAGCCCGACGCCTTCGTGTTCGTACATGAGCTCGAACATTTGGGCGACCATGTTTTTCAGCTCGGCATCCACCCGCTTTAGCGGCTTTGATTTGTGGCGTAGCGTCGGATGAGGATAATGAATGATCTGGAGTTCCACGCAGGGGCCTCGCTCGGCAATTGGAATTCATTGGTATTTTGGATTTATGAGCGAACATTATACGCGACAAGCAGCCCAGCGGTACGGGGCCCACATGCGCTTGGCCACAATCGGGCAACCAAGAGGCCCTTGTAAGAAACGTTTAAAAGCAAGCTCACGATGAATCGAACCACTCCACATAACGAAGGGTTTTGGGCCGGCTGGCTTTCTTCGTCGGCGGTTCATCTGTTAGTACTTTGCCTAGCTGCGCTCACCATTGCTCCGACAGTGATGAAGCGGCATCACCCGAATACCCCAGGACTGGAACTCACCCTTGCCGAAGAAGAGGACGAAGCCAGCAGCCAAAGGGAACCCGAGAGGGAAGTTAATTTCGAAGCTGTCGAGCCAGAAACTTCGGCAGCGGCCTCAGCTAGCCCACCGGCTGTTGTGGAGGAAAGCTTATCGGAAACCCAACCGTCGCCATCAGTGGCGATCGAGAAACCGGTGATCCAAGTGCAAGTCCTTAACGAACGTATCCCTGAAAAACGTAATGAGGACTTTAGCAAGCCCGCCTCGGAGGTAGCGACCGCTTCTCCCGCACTCCGTGCTCTGCGTGCCGAGATTGCCGAGGCCGCTGAAGGCGGCCCGGCCAAATCGTCTCCTGGGCAGCGGTCCTCCGGTTTAGGGCAAGCGGTCGACAAGATTGGTCGCGGGCGAGTAAAACTGTTTGGCGTCGAAGGGGAAGGAACGCGTTTCGCTTACGTGCTTGATCGATCCGACAGCATGACGGGCACGCCGCTGCAAGCCGTGAAGGTACAACTCTCCGCCAGCTTGCGATCATTGAAGCGGGTCCACCAGTTCCACCTGATTTTTTTCAACCATCACCTGCAAGAATGGCGCGGCAATCGCCCTGGCGGACGCCACACCTTCGCCACCGAAGATAACTTGCGAGACGTGATTCGCTTTGCCAATGGCATGACCGCCCACGGAGGGACGTATCGACTGACGGCACTCAATCGCGCACTGGCAGTGCGACCCGATGCTTTGTTCTTTCTGACCGATGCCGACAACCCGATGCCTCGATACGAGGTAGACCGAGCCATCGGTCAAGCCACTCGCCAAGCGACGGCGATCAACACGATTGAGTTTGGAATCGGGCCCGGTGGG encodes:
- the fmt gene encoding methionyl-tRNA formyltransferase encodes the protein MRLVFLGTGPFAVPTLRTQHEDPQHEVLAVVTRPPRGRRAPIAPMALAAGELGIPLWQPETVNSDEAREQLNGYDAQLLVVCDYGEILKPATLECATLGGINLHGSLLPKYRGAAPVQWAVLNGDEVTGNTVIQMTPGLDAGPILGSDQTEIDPHETAGELEERLAEMGALLVTQVIAQLATDTTEPLEQDASLKCKAPRLTKEHGLIDWSKSAQEIHNQVRALQPWPRAYTHWQVEGGEHQRLIVHKTVVHPESGKGDPGTVLSCEDSLLVATNQGQIELVEVQPAGKRAMAASDFLRGNRLKPGDQFS
- the def gene encoding peptide deformylase, yielding MELQIIHYPHPTLRHKSKPLKRVDAELKNMVAQMFELMYEHEGVGLAANQVDLPYRLFIANATGDSAEKEAECVFINPVLSHGKGSVEGEEGCLSIPDVRAPVIRKEKITIQAYNLKGEEITAEVDGLFSRIVQHETDHLDGTLFIDRLSETHKAEVRDELEEFEIDFDSKRNHNELPTDEQIAARITELERLRT